In a single window of the Rhodoferax saidenbachensis genome:
- a CDS encoding sugar nucleotide-binding protein, which yields MKLPGKVLVVGADGAIGAALASALPRASVLGTSRRPDSGWLPLDLGMPINTAILPDAQTVFLCAGINGFSACDADPALAARVNVESTLAVGVHYLRRGAHVVFLSSTAVFGARADAPDEVTPVSPDTSYGAFKCASEVALHAAARSTPGPCTIVRLTKVLSSQTPLLQKWRSEATVDAFTDSMVCPVSLPFVIQGLLQIAQRRAAGCFHLAGAQTLSYAALAQALVQQGQLANAVVRETGQGSRESSGVQAQCVSLTMPQTSQKLGIRAQTLEDCLQDL from the coding sequence ATGAAGCTGCCCGGCAAGGTACTGGTAGTCGGGGCCGATGGGGCCATTGGTGCCGCGCTGGCATCCGCCTTGCCGCGGGCCAGCGTACTGGGCACCAGCCGCAGGCCGGATTCTGGGTGGTTGCCGCTGGACTTGGGCATGCCCATTAACACTGCAATACTGCCCGACGCGCAAACGGTTTTCCTGTGCGCAGGTATCAATGGTTTTTCAGCATGCGATGCAGACCCGGCCCTGGCCGCCCGTGTGAATGTGGAGTCCACGCTGGCCGTTGGCGTCCACTATCTGCGGCGTGGAGCCCATGTTGTCTTTCTGTCGTCCACAGCGGTCTTCGGCGCGCGTGCGGATGCCCCGGATGAAGTGACCCCGGTGTCGCCTGATACCTCCTACGGTGCCTTCAAATGCGCCAGTGAGGTTGCCCTGCACGCGGCAGCCCGCAGCACACCCGGACCGTGCACCATCGTGCGACTGACCAAGGTGTTGTCCAGCCAAACCCCTTTGCTGCAGAAGTGGCGCAGCGAGGCGACTGTCGATGCTTTTACAGACAGCATGGTGTGCCCGGTGTCGCTGCCTTTTGTCATACAAGGTCTGCTGCAGATCGCACAGCGCCGGGCCGCGGGGTGCTTTCATCTGGCAGGTGCGCAAACCCTGTCCTACGCCGCCTTGGCGCAGGCGTTGGTGCAGCAAGGCCAGCTGGCCAACGCCGTGGTGCGGGAAACAGGCCAGGGAAGCCGGGAGAGTTCAGGCGTTCAGGCACAGTGTGTTTCCTTGACAATGCCCCAAACTTCACAGAAGTTGGGAATCCGCGCGCAGACCCTTGAGGACTGTCTGCAAGACCTGTAG
- a CDS encoding phytanoyl-CoA dioxygenase family protein has translation MNAVLSEVFEAPGYSNALTIPGDELECFRRAISRQWLGAIQRAYPQHADQFEARGIARYHELAHLVDHSRLWNKSNRCLPQEDVQALKKLNFMTDLQQEFGEFSLSSVAYDNEIVEGQEEIYWRLVRPHQAGDVGPLHADKWFHEMLGLQGRAMGQNSYTLKVWTPIYCEPGKNGLLLVPNSHKRNWKHSTTLVNGVPKPVFEDQADPVLVPTPPGNMLIFPEETLHGGAVNQGNETRVSCEITLVFKHNPALMGAGQA, from the coding sequence ATGAATGCAGTCCTGTCCGAAGTCTTTGAGGCGCCTGGCTATTCCAATGCGCTCACCATTCCCGGTGACGAGCTGGAGTGTTTTCGTCGCGCCATCAGCCGGCAGTGGCTGGGTGCGATCCAGCGCGCTTACCCACAACATGCAGACCAGTTCGAAGCACGTGGTATTGCCCGCTACCACGAACTCGCGCATCTGGTGGACCACAGCCGCCTGTGGAACAAATCCAATCGGTGCCTGCCGCAGGAAGATGTGCAGGCGCTGAAGAAACTTAACTTCATGACCGATCTCCAGCAGGAATTCGGCGAGTTTTCTCTCTCCAGCGTGGCCTATGACAACGAAATTGTGGAAGGCCAGGAGGAAATTTATTGGCGCCTCGTACGTCCTCATCAGGCGGGTGATGTCGGCCCGCTGCATGCCGATAAATGGTTCCATGAAATGCTCGGTTTGCAAGGGCGGGCCATGGGCCAGAACAGTTATACGCTCAAGGTATGGACACCGATTTATTGCGAACCCGGCAAGAACGGCTTGCTGCTCGTCCCGAACTCCCACAAGCGCAATTGGAAGCACAGCACCACGCTGGTCAATGGGGTGCCCAAACCCGTATTTGAAGACCAGGCCGACCCCGTCCTGGTGCCCACGCCGCCTGGGAACATGCTGATTTTCCCGGAAGAGACTTTGCACGGTGGTGCGGTGAATCAGGGCAATGAGACCCGTGTGAGTTGTGAAATTACCCTGGTGTTCAAGCACAACCCCGCATTGATGGGGGCTGGACAGGCATGA
- a CDS encoding class I SAM-dependent methyltransferase, with protein sequence MTAGRSSCQVCAQEQLQEVERFAALPRITSDCRAYSAGGHLYVCRACGAVQKLPDTAWLEEITGIYADYQAYYQAGGDEQIVFDRGTGKPRRRSDVLVEQLAASKLLPDTGRALDVGCGNGATLTALSAAMPDWGLNGFELGDSTLPRLQKIPRFQQLYTGELGAVDASFDLVSMVHALEHFPTPHQTLRELQPAVGSGSLFIEVCNVEENPFDILVADHLMHFSPDTLALLLRRAGFATQLVSTEWVAKEISLLAQADTSGQGDAQLTRADYAAQTYGRISAYVDWLHGLHTAAHALAVSGQTFGVFGTSIAATWLGAQLADQVSFYVDEDSSRIGREHLGRPIVSPADVPRDAVVYLALSPRIATDIAKRLAGMPFRFAMPPALLA encoded by the coding sequence ATGACTGCAGGGCGTTCGTCTTGTCAGGTCTGTGCGCAAGAACAGTTGCAGGAAGTAGAGCGTTTTGCCGCTTTGCCGCGTATCACTTCGGACTGCAGGGCCTATTCGGCAGGCGGGCACCTCTACGTCTGTCGTGCCTGTGGTGCCGTGCAAAAACTGCCAGATACCGCTTGGCTGGAGGAGATAACGGGTATCTATGCCGATTACCAAGCGTATTACCAGGCCGGTGGTGACGAGCAGATCGTTTTTGACCGTGGTACGGGCAAGCCGCGACGTAGAAGTGACGTCCTGGTGGAGCAACTGGCCGCGAGCAAGCTCCTGCCGGATACGGGGCGGGCTCTGGATGTAGGGTGCGGAAATGGCGCTACTTTGACCGCTTTGAGTGCTGCGATGCCCGATTGGGGCCTGAATGGCTTTGAATTGGGTGATAGCACCTTGCCGCGGCTGCAAAAAATCCCCCGTTTTCAGCAGCTCTACACAGGTGAACTGGGCGCGGTGGATGCAAGCTTTGATCTGGTGAGCATGGTGCACGCCCTGGAGCATTTCCCGACACCACACCAGACCTTGCGCGAATTGCAGCCCGCGGTGGGCTCTGGCAGCCTGTTCATCGAAGTGTGCAATGTGGAAGAAAACCCTTTTGACATTCTGGTGGCGGATCATCTGATGCACTTCAGTCCGGATACCTTGGCGCTGCTTTTGCGGCGCGCGGGATTTGCCACCCAACTGGTCAGTACCGAATGGGTCGCCAAAGAAATTTCTCTGCTGGCACAGGCAGATACCAGCGGGCAGGGCGACGCGCAACTGACGCGGGCCGACTACGCTGCGCAAACCTATGGCCGCATTTCTGCCTATGTGGACTGGTTGCATGGTTTGCATACGGCGGCCCATGCCCTTGCTGTCAGTGGGCAAACCTTTGGCGTGTTTGGAACCTCCATTGCTGCCACGTGGCTGGGTGCACAGCTCGCAGACCAAGTGTCCTTTTATGTGGACGAAGACAGCAGCCGGATTGGGCGTGAGCACCTGGGTCGCCCCATCGTCAGTCCTGCCGATGTGCCCCGTGACGCGGTGGTGTACCTGGCTTTATCGCCCCGCATTGCCACCGATATTGCGAAGCGCCTGGCTGGAATGCCGTTCCGCTTCGCTATGCCGCCGGCGCTTCTGGCGTAA
- a CDS encoding PfkB family carbohydrate kinase, with amino-acid sequence MKPEAGSDNLSIDGVLADIRRKAGADSAIVFVSGNFNVLHPGHLRVLNFAADCGDFLVVGVTDDTSPGAIVEQNLRLQGVQSIGIVDYAFILTEPVEDFLGKLQPHIVVKGKEHEVQDNPEQAAVDSYGGKLLFSSGEVRFSSLDLLQKELRGAPTSTIRKPAEFARRHQIEGKALVPLVESFASLRVVVLGDLIVDEYVTCDALGMSQEDPTIVVTPIKEDLFVGGAGIVAAHAAGLGAHVSYFGVCGKDKAAEFAFQTLEGYGVKTELVVDESRPTTLKQRFRAHGKTLLRVSHLRQHGISLDLAGELLSRMEAELAQADLVIFSDFNYGCLPQTLVDEVVARCTRLGVPMVADSQSSSQIGDVSRFKGMLLITPTEHEARLAMRDTTSGLVVLAERLRREATAGYVFITLGAEGVLVQSTQGVKNGLETDQLPALNMTVKDVSGAGDCMLTSAAMALVAGANIWESAFVGSVAAACQVGRVGNLPLSAKELKEELAR; translated from the coding sequence GTGAAACCTGAAGCGGGTAGCGACAACCTATCGATAGACGGCGTACTGGCAGACATCCGACGCAAGGCGGGTGCCGACAGCGCGATTGTTTTTGTATCGGGCAACTTCAATGTGCTGCACCCTGGTCACCTGCGGGTGCTGAACTTCGCGGCCGACTGCGGTGACTTCCTGGTGGTGGGTGTGACGGATGACACCAGCCCCGGGGCCATCGTGGAGCAGAACCTGCGCCTGCAGGGAGTGCAGTCGATTGGCATCGTCGACTATGCCTTCATCCTGACAGAGCCGGTCGAGGACTTTCTGGGCAAGTTGCAGCCCCACATCGTGGTGAAAGGCAAGGAACACGAGGTTCAGGACAACCCGGAGCAGGCGGCTGTCGACAGCTACGGCGGCAAGCTGCTTTTCAGCTCTGGTGAGGTGCGATTTTCCTCCCTGGATTTGCTGCAGAAAGAGTTGCGCGGTGCACCTACTTCCACCATTCGCAAGCCGGCAGAGTTTGCCAGGCGGCACCAGATAGAGGGCAAGGCATTGGTGCCACTGGTCGAGTCTTTCGCATCCCTGCGTGTGGTGGTGCTGGGTGATTTGATCGTGGACGAATACGTGACCTGTGATGCCTTGGGCATGTCGCAGGAAGACCCCACCATCGTTGTCACCCCGATCAAGGAAGACCTCTTTGTGGGCGGTGCCGGTATTGTTGCGGCGCACGCTGCGGGGCTGGGTGCGCATGTTTCGTATTTCGGAGTCTGTGGCAAGGACAAGGCCGCGGAGTTCGCTTTCCAGACCCTGGAAGGCTACGGCGTCAAAACCGAGCTGGTGGTGGACGAAAGCCGGCCGACCACGCTGAAGCAGCGCTTTCGCGCCCACGGCAAGACCTTGCTGCGCGTCAGCCACCTGCGTCAACACGGCATCAGCCTGGATCTTGCGGGTGAGTTGTTGTCCCGCATGGAAGCAGAGCTGGCGCAGGCGGACCTGGTGATCTTCTCGGACTTCAACTACGGTTGTTTGCCGCAGACCCTGGTGGACGAAGTGGTTGCCCGCTGCACCCGGTTGGGTGTGCCCATGGTGGCGGACAGCCAGTCCTCGTCGCAAATTGGTGACGTGTCGCGGTTCAAAGGCATGCTTCTGATTACGCCCACTGAGCATGAAGCCCGTTTGGCCATGCGCGACACGACCTCGGGCCTGGTGGTGCTGGCCGAACGTCTGCGCCGCGAAGCGACTGCCGGCTATGTATTCATCACGCTGGGTGCCGAAGGTGTGCTGGTGCAGTCCACGCAAGGCGTCAAGAACGGATTGGAGACAGACCAGTTGCCCGCACTGAACATGACGGTCAAGGACGTTTCTGGCGCTGGTGACTGCATGCTGACCTCGGCCGCCATGGCGCTGGTTGCGGGTGCCAATATCTGGGAAAGTGCCTTTGTGGGTTCGGTGGCGGCCGCCTGCCAGGTCGGCCGTGTGGGCAATTTGCCCCTGAGCGCC